Genomic DNA from Pseudomonadota bacterium:
ACAGAGGTTTGTCTATTTTTTCAAGAAGAGCCTCTGAGACGGCCAGCCAGTCTTGCTGCTGGTCAACAAGTTTCTGGTCGATAATTTCCTGTCCGATCCAGAAGAAATTCGACCAGTGAGGACCGATGACCGGTTGCAGACCGCATGTAAGGGGTTCCAGGAAATTCTGCCCACCTAAAGGTGCGAGGCTCCCTCCTACAAAGGCTGCCCCGGCAAGTTTATAGCCAAAGGATAATTCCCCCATGGTATCCATAAGTATAATGCTGCCCGGGGCGATTTCAGTTTGCGCCTGAGAGCGTAACAGCCATGGTAGCGAGTGGTCGGTAAGAATTTTTTTCCAGCTTTCCAGACGGTGCATATGTCTGGGAAAGATGCCGATAATTACCCGGCCATTTTTCTGCTTGATATGGCAAATCAGCTTGGTGATATCCGGCTCTTCTTCCTTGCGGACAGAACCGAGGACGATGAATTTTTCATCCGGCGGGATGAGCCTGGTGAGCGGGTTGTCTGGATCTTCGGTCTGCTGGGTATCGGTGATCCGGTCAAATTTGATATTATGCATGGTCTGCACTCTGTCGATGCCGAAAAGAGTTGCAAAACGAGCGGCGTCATCACTGGACATCGCCAGTATCAAATCGGGGCGCAGATGTTTCCAGAATGACGGCCAGATTGAGTAGCGTTTCAGGCTTTTGGCAGTCATTCTGCCGTTTATTATGAGTATTTTGGTGTTATTCTTTTTGCAGCTTTGCAATAAACCAGGCCAGATTTCACTTTCAAGCAGGACCATGACTTTGGGTCGGATGGCTTCCAGGGCTTTGGCCATGAGTGACGGTTTATCAAAAGGAACATAGGCTGTCTGCAGGGTCAGATTAGGTTTATTCCTGATGACCTCACTGGAAATTTTATCCAGGATTTCCATGCCCTGATTGGTATTTGTCGTAATAAGAATCCGCAGAGGCTGTTCCGGGTCGAGATTTTTGACAAGTTCCCAGGCCAGAAAGGCTTCTCCCACAGAAACTGCCTGAATCCAGAGATCTGCGGCCGCGGGTTTTACCTCCAGAAGTCGTTCCTGCAAACCGAATTTGAGCCGCTGGTTTCGGCTCAGGAAAGGAATGGCAATACTCCAAAGGATTTGATACAGACTAAAAGCGAATTTGACAGACCTGGGGAGTTTGGTTTCTTGTCTGTCACTTTTGTATGAAGACTGATTATGAATGGTACCTTCTCCAGATTGAAAAAATTAATAGACGTAATCCACACTGGTATGTAAAAAACTATAAACTAATAATTCCGAGTTGCGGGAAATGCCGGAATTATTATCAGCGAAACTATTTTGTTCAAGTAGTTAACTATTTGAAAATATGACTATTAAATCATTTTGATGGTTTTAGCATCTATTTTGTTTACTATTGAGCAAAGTTGATATCTGCACGGGGAAGTGATTGGTGGTTTTCAGAATTTCTGGGTTACCGGAATTTTTTTGAGATCAGTACCAAAATCGATTTTCTGGCATTTCATTTATGGATCAGTTATTGTTTAAAATATATCTTTATTGCTATGAAAAAAATATTTGATTTGATTACGTCTTCTGTCTAATTTCGCGCAGAGTTTTTTAGAAATGACCAAACAATCCACAAATTCCGCAATCACCAAGATCCCCAAAGAAATATTTGCCGCGGCATCAAAGATCGACATTTTCCTGACTCCCAAGGCATATCATCTCCTGTATGACTATTTTTCCGGCGACAATAAGGACTTGATACAAGATATCGATGAAATGCTTTCTTCGGCCCAATATTTTTCTCAGGAAGTAGTTGAAAGCCTCTACTTTAAACATATCGTCGGAGCTGATGATAATGATGAAAAAAGGATAATTAATCAAGTCCATAAAGAAACACAGGAAATCATCAAGAATATCTTTACCGAACTTATCGGCACCGGTGACATCACTTCTACCTATGGTGACAAATTAGAAAATTATGTGAACAAAATAAATAGTGCAAATGAAATATCAAGCGTTAAAGAGATAATGAAGGAGCTTGTTGCGGACACAAATCAGATGGCTGCATCAAGCCAGAAACTCCAGGACAAACTTACGCAGGCAACAACTCAGACCGAACATTTACGGGAGCAACTTAAGGCAACTGAAAAAGATGCATTAATTGATGCGTTGACAACAATCAATAACCGCCTGGCGTTTGATAGAAAAATCAATGAATTGCTGCAAATTTACAAAAAAGAAAGGGAATTTTTCGCGGTTATCATGCTGGACATTGATTTTTTCAAAAAATTCAACGACAAGTATGGCCATAAGGT
This window encodes:
- a CDS encoding 3-deoxy-D-manno-octulosonic acid transferase gives rise to the protein MQERLLEVKPAAADLWIQAVSVGEAFLAWELVKNLDPEQPLRILITTNTNQGMEILDKISSEVIRNKPNLTLQTAYVPFDKPSLMAKALEAIRPKVMVLLESEIWPGLLQSCKKNNTKILIINGRMTAKSLKRYSIWPSFWKHLRPDLILAMSSDDAARFATLFGIDRVQTMHNIKFDRITDTQQTEDPDNPLTRLIPPDEKFIVLGSVRKEEEPDITKLICHIKQKNGRVIIGIFPRHMHRLESWKKILTDHSLPWLLRSQAQTEIAPGSIILMDTMGELSFGYKLAGAAFVGGSLAPLGGQNFLEPLTCGLQPVIGPHWSNFFWIGQEIIDQKLVDQQQDWLAVSEALLEKIDKPLWREETRKAIMNYVENRRGGSVQACKAIKDLLKD
- a CDS encoding diguanylate cyclase; translated protein: MTKQSTNSAITKIPKEIFAAASKIDIFLTPKAYHLLYDYFSGDNKDLIQDIDEMLSSAQYFSQEVVESLYFKHIVGADDNDEKRIINQVHKETQEIIKNIFTELIGTGDITSTYGDKLENYVNKINSANEISSVKEIMKELVADTNQMAASSQKLQDKLTQATTQTEHLREQLKATEKDALIDALTTINNRLAFDRKINELLQIYKKEREFFAVIMLDIDFFKKFNDKYGHKVGDLVLHYTGTLLRRCLKGSDFPARYGGEEFIVLLPNTSLENAKIVAEQLRVQLSVKKITNNKTGEALDKLTASLGVSFINLKDTVDSVVDRADKALYLAKESGRNNVKTELDLT